CGGCCAGAAACCACGTGTCGGACTCGCACTGCGGATGGTTGGCCTCAGCGGCCGGGAAATCGAGCTGACGGTCTTCCGGTACCAGCGCGAATGGGTATTGGCGCCAATCGCCTGACTGCGGGTGGTTCACGAGCCCTGCCTTTTTCACTATGTTTGTATTAATAGCAACTTTAGGCGGTAGGACAGGCGGCGACATGCGATCCCTTAACTACGACAAGCTCTATATCGGCGGCCACTGGCAGACACCGTCGACGGGTCAGCGACTCTCCGTGATCTCCCCACATACCGAGCAATCGATCGGCGAGACGCCGGAAGCGGCCCCCGCGGACGTCGACAAGGCGGTCGCCGCCGCCAGAACCGCGTTCGACGAGGGACCGTGGCCCCGGCTCAGCGTCGGCGAACGCATGGAGAAGATCGAGAAGCTCGCCGCCATCTACATGGCCGAGACCGACGCGATCGCCGACCTGATCACCGCGGAGATGGGCTCACCCAAGAGCTTCAGCAGGCTGGGGCAGGGCGCGGGCGCTCTCGCCCAGATGCACCTCAATATGGCGACGGCCAAGGAATTTCCGTGGGTCGAGCGACGCCCGGGATTGTTCGGCGACGTTCACGTGCGTCGCGCCCCCGTCGGTGTGGTCGGTGCGATCGTGCCGTGGAACGTGCCGCAGTTCCTGATCATGCCGAAGATGATCCCGGCGCTGATCGCGGGCTGCACGGTCGTGGTCAAGCCGGCACCCGAAACACCCTTGGACGCCATGTGGTTGGCCGAGATGCTGGAGGAGATCGACCTACCCGAAGGTGTCGTGTCGATCGTCCCCGGCGGCAGGGAGACCGGGGAGACGCTGGTTCGCCACCCCGGCGTCGACAAGATCTCGTTCACCGGATCGTCGGCGACGGGCAGGCACATCGCTGCGCTGTGCGGTGAACAGCTCAAGCGCGTCAGCCTCGAACTGGGCGGCAAGTCCGCGGCCATCATCCTCGACGACGCCGACATCGCGCACACCGTCAATCACCTCAAGATGGCCAGCCTGATGAACAACGGACAGGCGTGCGTCGCGCAGACCCGCATTCTGGTGAGCGAGCGCAAACACGACGAGGTCGTCGACGCGCTCGCCTCCATGATGACCGGCCTGCAGGTGGGCGACCCCGCCGACGACGCCACCGATATCGGGCCGCTGGTCGCGCAGCGCCAACAGCAGAAGGTGCAGGGTTACATCCAGGCGGGGCTCGATGCGGGTGCGCGAATGATCATGGGCGGCAAGGACAAACCGTATGACCGCGGCTGGTATGTCCAGCCGACGCTGTTCGCCGACGCGACCAACGACATGACCATCGCGCGGGAGGAGATCTTCGGTCCGGTGTTGACCGTACTGAAGTACCGCGACGAGGCCGAGGCCGTGCGGATCGCCAACGACACCGATTACGGCCTGGCCGGCTCCGTCTGGACGGCGGACGTGGCCCGCGGTCTGCAGATCGCAGCCGAAGTCCGGACGGGTACGTACGGCATCAACATGTACACCCTCGACACGACCGCGCCGTTCGGCGGATTCAAGCAGTCCGGAATCGGCCGCGAATTCGGATCCGAGGGACTGTCGGAGTATGTCGAGTTGCAGTCGACGGTGAGCGCGAGCAAGCTGCCCGATCTCGACTAACCCCTCCGCCGAGCGGACATTCGACACTCAGAGGCGTCCGTCCCGTCGCAAGCTAGCCGATTTCGAGGGTGACCTCAGCCGGGCAGCACAGTTCGTCGCGCTGGTTGTAAACGGCGATCTCGAGGTCGACGAGGTGCCGGTGTACGTCACCCGTGGATTCGATGCGCTTGTCCACCACCCGGCCGCGGCCGACCATCGAGTCGCCGGCATAGAACGAGCCCAGCAGCGAGACCTTGCGCCGCACCACCCTGCTGTAGGGCCCGGCCCATCCGGTCGCGATCCGATCGACGAAGCCCGCGGTGTGCATCGTGTTGACGAAAATCGTCGGCTGGCCGTGCCGTCGCGCGTAGTCCGGGTCGTAGTGGCCGGGAAAGTAATCCCATGTCGCGCCGGGGTTCATCACGACACGCTGATAATCGATCGGGTCGACGACCTCGGCGAGCTCGGTCGGCACGACGATCTCGTCCCACATCAGCCCGCCATACGGTTTCACGACGCCACCGCCGGGGTGAACCGGAACAGCGTGTTTCGGTTGATGGCGACCAGCGCCCCGTCGGCGCGGTGGAACCGGTCACAGGTCTGCACGAAATGTCCGGTGCCGACACGCGTGGTCTTCTCCGGCGACACCGAGACGACCTCCTCGACGACGTGCAGCCGGTCTCCTTCGAGGATGGTCATGGGAAACTCGACTTCGTTGGACGCGTTGATGAAGGTGGTTCCGGGCAGGGGCACGCGGATCGCGATCGACGGCCGCGGTGGCTCACCGGTCGGCAACCACGGAGGCGGGATCAGCCAGCCCATCAGCAGTGCCGGCGGCGCGAGCAGACCGCCCCACACCTCGCGGGCGAAGTCGGCGTCCCAATAGGCGGGGTTCGGATCATGGACCATCGACGCGAATTGCTGAATGCGCGCACCGCTGACCGCCGTCCCGGCATATCTCGGCTCCGTGCGGATGCCGACCATGCGCAGGGCGTCCTCGTAGGTGCCGTATGCGAACTCGTACCGAATGCCGTCGTTCACACGGGTAGCGCACTTTCGTGTGGCACGTGATCCCATTCGAGCTCGCGTGACGTGAAGTACCAGCCACCGCGCTCGTAGATGAGCCGGTCGGTGTATGTCCCGGAGGCCTGAAGTTGGTTGTCGCGCAGCAGCAATGCCACACATTTCTGGGTCGCGTCGACCCCGTCGACGTCGATCTCGTGGTCGACGGTCACCAGCCGCACCCCTTCTCCACCGTCGAACGCCTTACGCAGGTCGGTGAAAGCCTCCCCCGCCCGCACATACGTGGCACCCGCGTGACGGAACGTCGCGATCCACCCGGCGAGATCGCCGTCCGAGTACAGCCGGTTGTGTCGTGCGCCCAGGTTGAGGATGGCCGCGCGTCCCGCGAGTCCGTCCATCACGAACTGCTGTTGGTATGTCATCGACATTCTGATCTCCTACCGGGTGAGCACGTAGCCGTGCGCTTCACGGTCCCAGGCGCCGGCGCCCAGTCCCCTGCTGCGGAGCACATCCTTGCGGACGCGTCCGATGACGTTCTTGGGAATCTCGTCGACCGTCTCGAGGTAGCGCGGCACGCAGAAGTACGGCATGCGCGCCGAGCAGAAGTCCAAGAGTTCGGCGAAATCCACTGTCGCACCGTCACGCAAAGTCACAACCACCAAGATGTCGTCCTCGCCGAGGTCACTCGGTATCGCGACCGCCGCTGCTTCCGCGACGGCCGGGTGGCCCATCACGGTCTGTTCGACTTCGACGGACGACACGTTCTCGCCGCGGCGGCGCAACGAATCCTTGGCGCGATCCACGTAAGTGAGGTTGCCATCGTCGTCCAGCGAGCCCAGATCACCGGTACCGAACCACTCCGGGTGCCGATCGACGCTCAAACCGTCGCTGCCGCGCGCCGACGACACATACCCCTCGCTCATCGCATGTGTCACCCGCGCCCGGCAGGCAATCTCGCCGACCGTACCGGTGGGCAATGGTTGCCCCTGACCGTCGACGATTCTCACCTCGAAAGCCGGGTTGACCCGTCCAGAAGTACCCGGTACGCCATCGTCGGAAACGCATTTGTAAGCGATGGGGAACGCCTCGGTCATGCCGTACATCGTCACGATGCGGCAGCGATAGCGTTCCTCGATAGCGCGGTACATGTCGGCGGCGATCGGTGCCGCCGAGATGAAGCGAATGCCGAGCTCGGCGTCTCGCGGCTCCGGGGGCAGGCGCGTGAGCATCGACACCATCGCGCCTGCTCCCGCGAAACCCACTGCACCGCAATCCCGTATCTCGTCCCACACTTGACCGGGGTGAAAGGCCGCGGCCAGCACGCACGTACCGCCGACGAGCATGGGCGCCAGAACGGTGGGTGCCGCGCTGAGATGGAACAGTGGCATCGCGGTCCACAGTGTGTCGCCCTGCCGCAGTTCCCACGACGACGCGACGGTTGCCGCAGCGCTGAACAGGTATCCCCAGGTGGTGGCGACGGCTTTCGACGGTCCAGTGGTGCCGGAGGTGAAGAAGAGCGCCCCGATCTCGTCCGGTCCGACGGGGTCGACGTCGGGCGCCGTCACCGGGGCGGCCGCTAGCGCCTCGGTGAGCGAACGACCCTGTACAAGAACCGATCTCAGGGTGACGACGTCGTCGGCGACCTCGGTCAATCGATCCTGGCGGGCAGCGTCGCTGATCACCACTGCTGCCCGGGACAGGTTCAGTGCGTGCGCGAGGAACTCGCCCTTGCTGGCGGCGTTCACCGCGGCGGAGACCGCGCCGATGCGGGCGGCACCCAGCCAGAAATACACCCACTCCGGACATGTCCCGGTGAACAGCGCCACCGTCTCGCCGCGCTTGACCCCCAGGTCGTAGAGGACGTGGGCGGCCGCGCACGAACGGTCGCGCATTTGCGCGAACGAGACCGGGCTTCCGGCGATCGCCATCATCACCTGGTCGCCGTACTGATCTGCACGACGGTCGAGCACCTCAGGGACGCTGAAGCATTCAACGCCGAAGGCCGCAGGGTTCAGCGTGGCGTCCCGGCCACGGGGCATCACGCCCCCGCTGCCGCCGGATCGGGCTCACCGTCGGCGGTGTATCCGAAGTCGATCGGCGACGGCTCTTCGCCCGGATAGAACCTGTGCGCCCACCGCCGCAACGCCGCGTAGTCGCGCGCCTCCTCCGGCGCCAGGTTGGGCTTCTCGAGGTACTTCATGTTCTCCCAGGTGAAGAAGTCCTGCTTGATGACTTCCTGTTGCAGTGCAAGGAATTTCGCCGCGCGGCCCGCCGGCTTGTCGCCGGTGTCGCCGGGCTCTCGCACCGACGCCTGGGTGTAGAAGTAGTCGGTGTAGTCCTCGTCGACCGGTGTCTGACCCGTGACCTCGATGGTCGCAACCAGCTCCTTCGGGAAGCGCACGATGCCGAGGC
The sequence above is drawn from the Mycobacterium gallinarum genome and encodes:
- a CDS encoding aldehyde dehydrogenase; protein product: MRSLNYDKLYIGGHWQTPSTGQRLSVISPHTEQSIGETPEAAPADVDKAVAAARTAFDEGPWPRLSVGERMEKIEKLAAIYMAETDAIADLITAEMGSPKSFSRLGQGAGALAQMHLNMATAKEFPWVERRPGLFGDVHVRRAPVGVVGAIVPWNVPQFLIMPKMIPALIAGCTVVVKPAPETPLDAMWLAEMLEEIDLPEGVVSIVPGGRETGETLVRHPGVDKISFTGSSATGRHIAALCGEQLKRVSLELGGKSAAIILDDADIAHTVNHLKMASLMNNGQACVAQTRILVSERKHDEVVDALASMMTGLQVGDPADDATDIGPLVAQRQQQKVQGYIQAGLDAGARMIMGGKDKPYDRGWYVQPTLFADATNDMTIAREEIFGPVLTVLKYRDEAEAVRIANDTDYGLAGSVWTADVARGLQIAAEVRTGTYGINMYTLDTTAPFGGFKQSGIGREFGSEGLSEYVELQSTVSASKLPDLD
- a CDS encoding MaoC/PaaZ C-terminal domain-containing protein gives rise to the protein MWDEIVVPTELAEVVDPIDYQRVVMNPGATWDYFPGHYDPDYARRHGQPTIFVNTMHTAGFVDRIATGWAGPYSRVVRRKVSLLGSFYAGDSMVGRGRVVDKRIESTGDVHRHLVDLEIAVYNQRDELCCPAEVTLEIG
- a CDS encoding FAS1-like dehydratase domain-containing protein, translating into MVGIRTEPRYAGTAVSGARIQQFASMVHDPNPAYWDADFAREVWGGLLAPPALLMGWLIPPPWLPTGEPPRPSIAIRVPLPGTTFINASNEVEFPMTILEGDRLHVVEEVVSVSPEKTTRVGTGHFVQTCDRFHRADGALVAINRNTLFRFTPAVAS
- a CDS encoding nuclear transport factor 2 family protein; translation: MSMTYQQQFVMDGLAGRAAILNLGARHNRLYSDGDLAGWIATFRHAGATYVRAGEAFTDLRKAFDGGEGVRLVTVDHEIDVDGVDATQKCVALLLRDNQLQASGTYTDRLIYERGGWYFTSRELEWDHVPHESALPV
- a CDS encoding AMP-binding protein encodes the protein MPRGRDATLNPAAFGVECFSVPEVLDRRADQYGDQVMMAIAGSPVSFAQMRDRSCAAAHVLYDLGVKRGETVALFTGTCPEWVYFWLGAARIGAVSAAVNAASKGEFLAHALNLSRAAVVISDAARQDRLTEVADDVVTLRSVLVQGRSLTEALAAAPVTAPDVDPVGPDEIGALFFTSGTTGPSKAVATTWGYLFSAAATVASSWELRQGDTLWTAMPLFHLSAAPTVLAPMLVGGTCVLAAAFHPGQVWDEIRDCGAVGFAGAGAMVSMLTRLPPEPRDAELGIRFISAAPIAADMYRAIEERYRCRIVTMYGMTEAFPIAYKCVSDDGVPGTSGRVNPAFEVRIVDGQGQPLPTGTVGEIACRARVTHAMSEGYVSSARGSDGLSVDRHPEWFGTGDLGSLDDDGNLTYVDRAKDSLRRRGENVSSVEVEQTVMGHPAVAEAAAVAIPSDLGEDDILVVVTLRDGATVDFAELLDFCSARMPYFCVPRYLETVDEIPKNVIGRVRKDVLRSRGLGAGAWDREAHGYVLTR